The Papilio machaon chromosome 28, ilPapMach1.1, whole genome shotgun sequence genome includes a window with the following:
- the LOC106709645 gene encoding serine/threonine-protein kinase 10, which translates to MSFFNNLKKVLHLGSGNDAKKKKVFSNIRDNSDPNEHWDMIGELGDGAFGKVYKAQHKSTGQLAAAKMCVLDNEDDLADFTVEIDILSECRHPNVVELHEAYFIDNKLWMLLEYCDGGALDSVMAELEKGLNEAQIAYVCREMCRGLQFLHSRRVIHRDLKAGNVLATMTGGVKLADFGVSAKNKSTLQKHDTFIGTPYWMAPEVVLCETFRDHPYDFKVDIWSLGITLIEFAQMEPPNHEMTPMRVLLKIQKSDPPALDQPSRWSKPFNDFIAKALVKDPEKRPTSSELLKHEFVSGELDSKPLRDLLLEYRAEVVEEELLDDDSEEHRSSQMHMEIEDDSTSVRSGETPDIKMSEETSAGTPSPPGASRASRPATPQPAATPPAPPTAAAVTAPAPAPAPAPKRPHDDDHQHADRKAPAPKKEKGPAPPPPASPPTQPALPPTPPAPPTPVTPVAPVTPISTPSTPTATTPTTQPSLPSAQASPTSPTSPATPTSTDSPAPRTPKKQPAPPPPAAALAGRHIVDQVCREAEKVVEQKTDKTSEKLHISDIKPKQDNRLNKSTEEKINTEVRVTERDKERSKSTSTDLDRVVETSRVTAEVNRIERENRSRSVDDKDRVSIEVIRAGRLEKKEYSRSSSVEEDRVQNAVEIRPVTPPSSRSSDIRAAVAAVTVVAVSAEPNSLAASPAGLVTVTTTHPPVLNTLTLPPNAVTISTTPPIADEVVIVGAGSSSDDDCFAPSSLDSLDCANSCSEKSRGRRLDSSEVLILSPGAAADSGVFDDSVANGLNLDTSHVSVVTVGAEEVRVRDSAATHIALAPTRLSPDSFDSRRSQSDSGSVASASSRRGADADSLATTTSHDSAPHTLPSDTQLNGGTRVNTDNQDLDNGEQVVLRRNRQDPSNRIQRSKEDIHIANLKKKTRKRTRKFEIDGVIVTTTTSKVIWGDEESGRTWDDHALRKQELREIKMLQKQEQKQFQDLNAKEHQLREQQDKRFEAELGSLARAHEAELEALARSQRAAAERAEQQLEAELRQQAKRLRAEHERDLRHFRDTLKQELRLLKQEVELVAKERRKEAYRQRRARLDAEHAERERAFVAALADSADGVLRRVHEHHRERQALADRQYLQQRQQIMRTREAALWELEEKQIHERHQLAKRQLKDEFLLRRHQMLVRHDKELEQIKRKNTRKEEELSKCQALEKRSLPKRIRAEQKAREMMFRESLRIAGTAHDDDRDRLKKFQENEKRRYRAEQQRLATKHAKAKEELKAAGEALLRELEQYQNEKRKALMNHESSKMKAVEERYALELKEWRATLGDRKTSLIRSFEKQLDDHEKKYGKTIPDRSLYLEAPWPRNVLQHVLSAYQQRTSFIGSLSRSRTSLNLALSTSNTPNMDRRRSVSPNNDYRTSKSAASSITSTSKRGKLIKAQRYSSTSNLKLVSEKISGFSVFRGSDDIRREPIMAYDMMENKKIEEEPRKSLERSKPVHKMPISVRNMSPARVKAKLNRQSMSEHALLEKNEDVLKRSFSQQNLKQDISMEAVVIDMPSISKYDTFKSASTIDSIDIDKDSDATHFSRWGPVRGSNSYSNQGDIPVSQLSTMNFKAALGTDKNGPPDSMA; encoded by the exons ATGTCGTTTTTTAACAATCTCAAAAAG GTGCTGCACCTCGGTAGCGGAAATGACGCGAAAAAGAAGAAGGTGTTCAGCAACATCCGCGACAACAGCGATCCCAACGAGCACTGGGACATGATAGGAGAACTCGGCGATGGCGCATTCGGAAAG GTGTATAAAGCCCAGCACAAGAGCACTGGTCAGCTCGCCGCTGCCAAGATGTGTGTGCTTGACAACGAAGATGACCTGGCAGACTTCACCGTGGAGATTGACATCCTCAGCGAATGTCGACATCCGAATGTTGTTGAGTTACATGAGGcctattttattgataacaaGTTATGG ATGTTGCTAGAATACTGCGACGGTGGCGCCCTAGATTCAGTGATGGCGGAACTGGAGAAGGGTCTGAACGAGGCGCAGATAGCGTATGTGTGCCGCGAGATGTGCCGCGGTCTTCAGTTCCTGCACTCGAGACGTGTTATACATAGAGATTTGAAGGCGGGCAATGTTCTCGCTACTATGACGGGCGGTGTTAAATTAG CTGACTTCGGTGTGTCGGCAAAGAACAAGTCGACACTGCAGAAGCACGATACGTTCATTGGGACACCGTACTGGATGGCACCTGAAGTGGTACTCTGCGAGACCTTCAGAGATCATCCTTATGACTTCAAG GTGGACATCTGGTCGTTGGGCATAACGCTGATAGAGTTTGCTCAGATGGAGCCACCGAACCATGAGATGACACCCATGAGAGTTCTACTCAAGATACAGAAGAGTGACCCTCCAGCGCTCGATCAGCCCTCGCGCTGGTCTAAACCCTTCAATGACTTCATCGCTAAGGCTCTAGTCAAG GACCCAGAAAAAAGGCCTACATCCAGCGAACTACTGAAGCACGAGTTCGTCAGCGGCGAACTGGACTCTAAACCTCTGAGGGACCTGCTGCTGGAGTACAGAGCTGAAGTAGTCGAGGAGGAGCTGCTGGATGATGATTCTGAG GAGCACCGCAGCTCCCAGATGCACATGGAGATAGAAGATGACTCGACGTCTGTACGGTCGGGCGAGACGCCGGACATCAAGA TGTCGGAGGAGACATCGGCGGGTACTCCGTCACCGCCTGGTGCTTCGCGTGCCTCCCGCCCCGCCACCCCGCAGCCCGCGGCCACGCCCCCCGCCCCGCCCACTGCCGCCGCCGTcaccgcccccgcccccgcccccgcgcccgcccccAAGCGCCCGCACGACGACGACCACCAGCACGCTGACAGGAAAGCACCA GCCCCCAAAAAGGAGAAAGGCCCAGCGCCGCCGCCCCCCGCGTCGCCGCCAACACAACCTGCCTTACCCCCTACGCCCCCTGCGCCCCCTACGCCCGTCACACCCGTTGCTCCTGTCACCCCCATTTCCACACCCAGCACGCCGACAGCAACAACCCCAACGACGCAACCTTCGTTACCATCAGCGCAAGCTTCACCCACGTCGCCTACGTCACCGGCCACGCCCACATCTACAGACAGCCCCGCCCCCCGCACGCCCAAGAAGCAgcccgccccgcccccgcccgcAGCCGCCCTCGCTGGAAGACATATTGTAGATCAG gTATGCAGAGAAGCTGAAAAAGTGGTTGAACAAAAAACCGATAAAACATCAGAGAAATTACACATCAGCGATATAAAACCAAAGCAAGATAATAGACTGAATAAATCAACAGAAGAGAAGATAAATACAGAAGTGAGAGTGACAGAGAGAGATAAAGAACGATCTAAATCAACTTCCACAGACTTAGATAGAGTAGTAGAGACGAGTAGAGTTACCGCAGAAGTTAATAGGATAGAAAGAGAGAACAGATCGAGGTCTGTGGATGATAAGGACAGAGTTAGTATAGAAGTGATAAGAGCTGGACGATTGGAGAAGAAGGAATATTCTAGGTCTAGTTCTGTGGAAGAAGATAGAGTGCAAAATGCTGTCGAAATAAGGCCAGTCACT cCACCATCATCCCGGTCCAGTGACATCAGGGCAGCAGTAGCAGCGGTGACAGTGGTGGCTGTCAGCGCTGAGCCCAACTCCCTGGCTGCATCACCAGCAGGACTGGTCACCGTCACCACAACACATCCACCTGTGTTGAATACTTTGACG CTGCCTCCCAACGCAGTAACAATATCAACTACACCACCGATAGCTGATGAAGTTGTGATAGTGGGAGCTGGTTCATCATCAGATGATGATTGCTTCGCACCCTCATCACTGGACTCACTCGACTGTGCCAATTCTTGTAGTG AGAAGAGTCGTGGTCGTCGTCTGGACAGCAGCGAGGTGCTGATCCTGAGCCCCGGAGCTGCAGCTGACTCGGGAGTCTTTGATGACAGTGTTGCCAACGGACTCAATCTG GATACATCTCACGTGTCTGTGGTGACTGTGGGCGCGGAGGAGGTGCGCGTGCGCGACTCCGCAGCTACACACATTGCGCTCGCGCCCACGCGCCTTTCTCCTGACAGCTTTGACAG CAGAAGATCACAATCTGACAGCGGATCTGTTGCGTCGGCGTCTTCACGTCGCGGTGCTGACGCTGACTCGTTGGCTACAACCACCTCGCATGACTCCGCACCTCACACATTGCCATCTGACACACAATTAAATGGCGGCACAAG AGTGAACACAGACAATCAAGATCTAGATAACGGTGAGCAGGTTGTATTGAGGCGGAATAGACAGGACCCGTCTAATCGTATTCAaag atCTAAAGAAGACATACATATAGCAAATTTGAAGAAGAAAACTCGCAAGAGAACGAGAAAGTTTGAAATAGACGGTGTCATTGTTACCACCACTACATCTAAG GTGATATGGGGTGACGAGGAGAGCGGGCGCACTTGGGACGACCACGCGCTGCGCAAACAGGAGCTGCGAGAGATCAAAATGCTGCAGAAACAGGAACAGAAGCAGTTCCAGGACCTCAACGCCAAGGAGCACCAGCTCAGGGAGCAGCAGGATAAGAG ATTCGAAGCAGAACTAGGCAGTCTAGCTCGAGCTCATGAAGCAGAACTAGAAGCACTAGCGCGCAGTCAACGTGCTGCCGCTGAGCGCGCTGAGCAGCAATTGGAAGCAGAACTGCGCCAGCAGGCGAAGCGACTGCGCGCTGAGCACGAGAGAGATCTGCGCCACTTTAGAGATACGTTGAAACAGGAGCTCAGGCTTTTGAAGCAGGAGGTGGAGTTAGTTGCTAAG GAGAGGAGAAAGGAGGCATACAGACAGAGACGAGCCCGGCTAGACGCGGAGCATGCGGAGCGAGAACGCGCCTTTGTCGCGGCGCTCGCTGACTCCGCGGACGGTGTACTGCGTCGTGTTCACGAACACCACAGGGAGAGGCAGGCGCTCGCTGACAGGCAATATCTGCAGCAGCGGCAACAG aTAATGCGTACCAGAGAAGCAGCACTTTGGGAGTTGGAAGAGAAGCAGATCCACGAAAGACATCAGTTGGCAAAGAGACAACTCAAAGATGAATTTCTGCTGCGACGACATCAGATGCTGGTCAGACATGATAAGGAGCTGGAGCAGATTAAGAG AAAGAATACCCGTAAAGAGGAGGAGCTGAGCAAATGCCAGGCTTTGGAGAAGCGTTCATTACCAAAACGTATCCGCGCTGAGCAGAAAGCGCGAGAGATGATGTTCAGGGAGTCGTTGCGTATCGCCGGCACTGCTCACGATGACGACAGAGACAGGCTCAAGAAG TTCCAGGAGAACGAGAAGAGAAGATACAGAGCGGAGCAGCAGAGGTTGGCCACCAAACATGCTAAAGCTAAGGAGGAATTGAAAGCCGCTGGAGAG GCCCTCCTCCGCGAGCTGGAGCAGTACCAGAATGAGAAGCGCAAGGCGCTGATGAACCACGAGAGCAGCAAGATGAAGGCCGTCGAGGAGAGATACGCTCTCGAGCTCAAGGAGTGGCGCGCCACGCTCGGCGACAGGAAGACG AGCCTCATTAGAAGCTTCGAGAAGCAACTCGACGATCACGAGAAGAAGTACGGAAAGACCATACCTGACAGATCTTTGTACCTCGAAGCACCCTGGCCGAGGAATGTACTCCAACATGTTCTCAGCGCTTATCAACAAAGAACATCCTTCATAGGTTCCCTATCTAGATCTAGGACAAGTCTCAATTTAGCACTGTCCACTTCAAATACACCTAATATGGATAGAAGGCGTTCAGTCAGTCCAAATAATGATTATAGAACATCTAAATCAGCAGCCTCCAGTATAACTAGTACTTCAAAACGTGGGAAACTTATCAAAGCTCAAAGATATAGTTCAACATCTAATTTGAAATTAGTGTCAGAGAAGATATCAGGTTTTTCAGTGTTTCGTGGTTCTGATGATATTCGACGGGAACCTATCATGGCATACGATATGAtggagaataaaaaaatagaagagGAACCGAGAAAGAGTCTGGAAAGATCGAAACCGGTGCATAAAATGCCGATTTCTGTACGTAATATGAGTCCGGCTCGAGTCAAAGCGAAGTTGAATAGACAGAGTATGAGTGAACATGCATTATTAGAAAAGAACGAGGATGTGTTAAAGAGAAGTTTCTCACAGCAAAATTTGAAACAGGATATTTCTATGGAGGCGGTTGTTATCGATATGCCATCGATATCGAAGTACGACACTTTTAAAAGTGCCAGCACTATCGATAGTATCGATATCGATAAGGATAGTGATGCGACACATTTTAGTAGATGGGGCCCGGTTAGGGGATCTAATAGTTACTCGAATCAAGGTGACATCCCTGTCAGTCAGCTTTCCACTATGAATTTTAAGGCGGCTCTGGGCACAGACAAGAACGGACCTCCTGACTCTATGGCTTAA